In Leishmania donovani BPK282A1 complete genome, chromosome 28, one DNA window encodes the following:
- a CDS encoding acyl-CoA dehydrogenase, putative, protein MLRRVCSSAAASHAAAVTMALRSLTYQPRIRDVQFLYEEVFNMYDHYKNLGKNGAGGSDSVVTKELMDALLEESSKLAVQTLFPLYESSDSEGCVLKDGNVTTPNGFKEAYQALTAGGWTGINEAEKYGGQALPLSVGFTTREMIATANWGFSMYSGLSLGACRTLMSWASDELKDQYLPKLVSGEWSGTMCLTEPQCGTDLSQVKTKAEPSGDGKSYRITGTKIFISAGDHDLTDNIIHVVLARLPNSLPSTKGLSLFLVPRHVVNDDGSLEAAKNVECIALEKKMGIKGSSTCQLSFHNSVGYLIGEPSAGMKQMFTFMNAARVGCALEGVCHAELAFQNGLRYARERRSMRALGGTKEPEMVADRIICHANVRQNVLFAKAIAEGGRALLLDVGRLLDLHAAAPDAATAEALDHEIGFYTPIAKACVTEWGVEAASRLLQVWGGHGYIKGNGMEQILRDSRIGTIYEGTTGVQALDFIGRKVLSTKGGNQAKRFGKRVSKLARAHMLSTGALGRYGRQLWLMQKQWRIATTRIGLMALKNRDAAAASSEDFLMYTGYMTLGYYWLRMAEVAHCKVAAGQDADGFYQTKLDTCEYVFTRILPRAEAHRRVMQAEPTLCAYKEENWDI, encoded by the coding sequence ATGCTCCGTCGCGTGTGCTCTTCGGCAGCGGCCtcccacgccgctgctgtgacgATGGCTTTGCGCAGCCTCACCTACCAACCGCGCATCCGCGACGTGCAGTTTCTGTACGAGGAGGTTTTCAACATGTACGACCACTACAAGAATTTGGGCAAGAACGGTGCTGGTGGATCTGACAGCGTGGTCACGAAGGAATTGatggatgcgctgctggaggagagcTCGAAGCTTGCGGTGCAGACGTTGTTTCCGTTGTACGAGtccagcgacagcgagggcTGCGTGCTGAAGGACGGCAACGTGACGACGCCCAATGGCTTCAAGGAGGCGTACCAGGCGCTCACGGCGGGCGGCTGGACCGGTATTAATGAGGCCGAGAAGTACGGTGGGCAGGCGCTGCCTCTGTCGGTCGGGTTCACGACACGTGAAATGATAGCGACAGCGAATTGGGGTTTCAGCATGTATTCCGGGCTGTCTCTGGGTGCCTGCCGCACTCTCATGTCATGGGCGAGCGACGAGTTGAAGGACCAGTACCTGCCTAAACTGGTGAGTGGCGAGTGGAGCGGGACAATGTGCCTGACGGAGCCGCAGTGCGGGACGGACCTGTCACAAGTGAAGACGAAGGCGGAGCCGTCCGGCGACGGCAAGTCGTACCGCATCACCGGGACGAAGATCTTCATTTCCGCCGGCGACCACGACCTGACGGACAACATTATTCACGTCGTGCTTGCACGGCTGCCGaactcgctgccgtcgacgaAGGGGCTGTCGCTGTTCCTTGTGCCGCGGCATGTTGTGAACGATGACGGGTCACTGGAGGCTGCGAAGAATGTGGAGTGCATTGCGCTGGAGAAAAAGATGGGGATCAAGGGCAGCTCGACGTGCCAGCTGAGCTTCCACAACTCTGTGGGGTATCTGATCGGCGAGCCGAGCGCCGGGATGAAGCAGATGTTCACGTTCATGAACGCCGCGCGAGTCGGGTGCGCGCTGGAGGGCGTCTGCCACGCGGAGCTTGCGTTCCAGAACGGGCTGCGGTacgcgcgcgagcggcgaTCTATGCGTGCGCTTGGCGGCACAAAGGAACCGGAGATGGTAGCGGACCGGATCATCTGCCACGCGAACGTGCGGCAGAATGTGCTGTTCGCGAAGGCTATTGCGGAGGGcgggcgcgcgctgctgctggacgttgggcggctgctggacctgcacgccgctgcgccagaCGCTGCAaccgcggaggcgctggaccACGAGATCGGCTTCTACACGCCGATCGCGAAGGCGTGTGTGACGGAGTGGGGGGTGGAGGCAGCAAGCCGGTTGCTGCAAGTGTGGGGCGGGCACGGGTACATCAAGGGCAACGGGATGGAGCAGATCCTGCGCGACTCGCGCATCGGAACCATCTACGAGGGCACGACCGGCGTGCAGGCACTGGACTTCATTGGCCGCAAGGTGCTGAGCACGAAGGGCGGCAACCAGGCAAAACGGTTCGGGAAGCGCGTGAGCAAGCTTGCGCGGGCGCACATGCTGTCGACCGGTGCACTGGGGCGGTACgggcggcagctgtggctgATGCAGAAGCAGTGGCGGATTGCGACGACCCGGATCGGGCTGATGGCGTTGAAAaaccgcgacgccgccgccgcgtcgtcggaGGACTTCCTGATGTACACGGGATACATGACTCTTGGGTACTACTGGCTGCGGATGGCGGAGGTAGCCCATTGCAAGGTGGCAGCCGGCCAGGACGCGGACGGGTTCTACCAGACGAAGCTGGACACGTGCGAGTACGTGTTCACGCGCATTCTGCCGCGCGCTGAGGCGCACAGGAGGGTCATGCAGGCGGAGCCGACGCTGTGCGCGTATAAGGAGGAGAACTGGGACATCTGA
- a CDS encoding PIF1 helicase-like protein, putative, with amino-acid sequence MEANAGAAGTREAPSAGAPCFPVPLPRVQLPMEFAPLQKEPTFRASLCAQHGTCGGFHATPAAAAAPSTSAGSDAVSPSITPTTATHEIYSGLFRESFVNPFNGRLVRTTSSAAKMLFGVGFYRGVSNPLQIEWSPAEYMVALQKIMSTQQRNAARRRERQAQQALRGAKAAAAAERGSSASATKKARADGSRARSSAKCRVSEAAPMPAAEAVAQARSQLLRPFLRRGPDHWTASVATLLERHDAFTYMNKELGQLYARLRGAYMPPKLDTPADPCTMGMTLTPDQHHVVKLALRGFNLFIGGSAGTGKTVLLKCIYRELCQMGLRVAMTATTGVAAVQLGGCTFHHAFNAPLLDTAPHRWDANALRAVDAVIIDEVSLLDACMLDAFDMEARLARMHHRPFGGLQLIVCGDFLQLSREDTLPAYESAAFKHLVALRLVTPMRHAADDPLMKLLEDLRRGRFDAERFAALDRPIPPNTTHITYLFPRRREAQQLNDLKLGELMTQEMIFTPQRGPLQLCGSFTHSALVELNRDANGMRAAMPNRERLLEMIHEEAQRLRAGLHRKDGGGREPVPSVADHELVLMPVRAEGALETRFILRLRCRERELHKPKTRDGGDDDADSGDDGASTRSSSLAADGAPALMAGRTHSSTLAAVAAETLRKPVISLATKRTRRATAPFSATEWEGIATAVATRLGGRVVTMLEEEPSSMVPLSVTMTLADMTSSDVALSLTPLRLKLGCRVMVNRNLSRTVSNGSVGVVEAFAPPDVSLFPRRTDRAARVIFQRVCQQRLFAQLPVVRLLGGEVVQIPPISIVLGGTAQSYFYGHEVLTIPLQLGYAFTVHKVQGLTLQGTVVLDCEKFFDCAHLIYVACSRVRKLDQLVVYRVQPNMIIVRRSALEFSDQLQDARNSKVLISPPPAARSSWSRHTEQRVFAVSA; translated from the coding sequence ATGGAGGCAAACGCGGGCGCTGCTGGGACCCGTGAAGCCCCAAGTGCGGGTGCCCCCTGCTTTCCTGTGCCACTGCCTCGCGTACAACTGCCGATGGAGTTCGCACCGCTGCAGAAGGAGCCGACATTTcgcgcctccctctgtgCACAACACGGCACCTGTGGCGGTTTTCACGCTACtccggctgccgcggctgcgccgtCCACGAGCGCCGGATCGGATGCTGTTTCGCCTTCCATCACGCCCACCACGGCGACCCATGAGATTTACTCGGGCCTCTTTCGAGAGAGCTTTGTGAACCCTTTCAACGGCCGTCTCGTGCGCACGACTTCCTCGGCCGCCAAGATGCTGTTCGGCGTCGGCTTCTATCGAGGCGTGTCGAACCCGCTGCAGATCGAGTGGAGTCCTGCAGAGTACATGGTGGCGCTCCAGAAAATTATGTCGACTCAACAGCGGAACGCAGCGCGTCGACGGGAGCGACAGGCACAGCAGGCGCTCCGAGGTGCgaaggccgccgctgccgctgagcgaGGGTCGTCCGCATCAGCCACCAAAAAAGCGAGGGCAGACGGCTCGCGTGCAAGGTCATCTGCGAAGTGCCGTGTCTCTGAGGCAGCCCCCATGCCAGCagccgaggcggtggcacagGCACGAAGTCAGCTGCTTCGGCCGTTCCTGCGACGCGGGCCCGACCACTGGACGGCGAGCGTGGCAACGCTTCTCGAGCGGCACGACGCCTTCACGTACATGAACAAGGAGCTGGGGCAGCTCTACGCCCGTCTGCGCGGCGCGTACATGCCCCCGAAGCTTGACACCCCCGCGGACCCCTGCACCATGGGCATGACGCTCACACCGGACCAGCACCACGTGGTGaagctggcgctgcgcggcttcAACTTGTtcatcggcggcagcgccgggaCCGGCaagacggtgctgctcaaGTGCATCTACCGCGAGCTTTGCCAGATGGGACTACGGGTTGCCATGACGGCCACAACAGGCGTGGCGGCCGTTCAGCTCGGCGGATGCACCTTTCACCACGCATTCAACGCGCCACTCCTCGACAcagcgccgcatcggtgGGACGCCAACGCGTTGCGAGCCGTCGACGCAGTCATTATAGACGAGGTCTCATTGCTGGACGCATGCATGCTGGACGCCTTTGACATGGAAGCCCGACTGGCTCGCATGCATCACAGACCGTTCGGCGGGCTGCAACTCATCGTTTGCGGCGACTTCCTGCAGCTCTCACGCGAGGACACGCTGCCGGCGTACGAAAGTGCTGCCTTCAAGCACTTggtcgcgctgcgcctcgtcaCTCCAatgcgccacgccgccgatgACCCGCTTatgaagctgctggaggatCTGCGGCGTGGCCGGTTCGACGCGGAGCGTTTCGCTGCCCTCGACAGGCCAATACCACCTAACACCACGCACATTACGTACCTCtttcctcgtcgccgcgaggcgcagcagctcaacGATCTTAAGCTGGGAGAGTTAATGACACAAGAGATGATCTTCACCCCTCAGCGtgggccgctgcagctgtgtgGCAGCTTCACGCACTCGGCGTTGGTGGAGCTGAACAGAGACGCCAACGGCATGCGAGCCGCCATGCCGAACCGGGAACGCTTGTTGGAGATGATTCACGAGGAGgcacagcgcctgcgcgccggcCTTCATCGAAAGGACGGCGGTGGGAGAGAGCCTGTGCCGAGTGTAGCAGATCACGAACTTGTTCTCATGCCTGTGCGAGCGGAGGGGGCGCTGGAGACGCGCTTCATTTTGCGATTGCGGTGCCGTGAGCGGGAGCTGCACAAGCCTAAAACgagagatggaggcgatGACGATGCGGACAGCGGTGATGATGGCGCTTCCACGAGGTCCTCGTCACTCGCTGCGGACGGCGCGCCAGCCCTCATGGCGGGCCGAACTCACAGTAGtaccctcgccgccgtcgcggcggaaACGTTGCGCAAGCCGGTCATCTCTCTTGCGACGAAGCGAACGCGCCGCGCCACAGCACCTTTCTCTGCCACCGAGTGGGAAGGGATCGCAACTGCTGTTGCCACGCGACTTGGCGGCCGCGTTGTCACGATgttggaggaggagccgtCGTCTATGGTGCCGCTCAGCGTGACCATGACGCTGGCGGACATGACAAGCTCCGACgttgccctctccctcacgccGCTGCGACTAAAGTTGGGATGCCGGGTCATGGTGAATCGCAATCTTTCACGCACTGTGTcgaacggcagcgtcggcgttGTCGAGGCCTTTGCCCCGCCGGACGTGAGCCTCTTCCCGCGCCGCACTGACCGCGCGGCTCGCGTCATCTTCCAGCGTGTGTGCCAGCAGAGGCTGTTTGCACAGCTCCCTGTTGTGCGCCTTCTTGGTGGGGAAGTGGTGCAGATTCCGCCGATCTCGATCGTCctcggcggcacggcgcagaGCTACTTCTACGGCCACGAGGTGCTCACCATACCGCTACAGCTCGGCTACGCCTTCACGGTGCACAAGGTGCAAGGGCTGACGCTGCAGGGCACAGTGGTGCTGGACTGCGAGAAGTTCTTTGACTGCGCGCACCTGATCTATGTTGCGTGCTCGAGGGTGCGGAAACTCGATCAGCTTGTCGTCTATCGTGTCCAGCCGAACATGATCAtcgtgcgccgcagcgcactgGAGTTCTCCGACCAGCTGCAGGACGCGCGCAACTCGAAAGTCTTGATCTCCCCGCCTCCGGCTGCACGCTCCTCCTGGAGTAGGCATACAGAACAACGCGTCTTTGCTGTTTCCGCCTAG